GTCTCGCCCCGCTGCCTAATTGTTTCTCTGCAAGGGCAAGACTGAAGTAATTATACTGTTTGTTACCGACATTCAGTGTTGCTGCACTGCTTGTTTTTAAACTCAACGACATAACTCCTCCTTGGCGTTTTTATCACCTTATTTTTTTACGCAGTATTATTAATCATAGTCCTCATAATCATTTCCTCTATAGATTTTGTGCCAATTAAAGAATAGGAAGCTCAATTTCTTTAAAAAATTCTTCGATATCTTCGTTGTTACGCAAGGCAATGGCTTTATCCACCACATCACGCGTAAGATGTGGGGCAAAACGCCAAATAAAATCATACATATAGCTGCGCAGGAAACTGGTGCGTTTAAAACCGATTTTCGTGGTGCTGTAACTAAACTTATCGCGCATATCAATAACCACGAGGTCTTTATCCACCTCAGGATCCACCGCCATGCTGGCGATAATGCCAATCCCTAAACCAAGCTTCACATAGGTCTTGATCACATCCGCATCTGTGGCAGTGAAAATAATTTTGGGTTCTAAGCCCACTTTTTGGAATGCGACGTCCAGTTCTGAACGCCCAGTAAACCCGTGGGTGTAGGTCACAATTTGGTATTCTGCAATATCTTCAATCGTAACGTTCTTTTTCTCGGTCAGCGGGTGCCCTTTAGGGACTACCACACAACGGTTCCAGTGGTAGCACGGCAACATAATAAGATCGCTGTACAGATGGAGCGCTTCTGTTGCGATAGCAAAATCACTATTTCCTTTGCAAACTTCTTCTGCGATTTGGGTTGGCGAGCCTTGCTGCATATGTAAGGAAACATGAGGATAACGCTCAATAAAGGTTTTAATCACCGGCGGTAAGGCATAGCGAGCTTGGGTATGCGTCGTGGCGATTTTTAAGCTACCGCGATCAGGAATGGTATGCTCACCAGCAACAGAGCGGATAGCCTCAATTTTGGATAGCACTTCACGGGAAATGCGCACAACTTCCTCACCAGCTGGGGTCACGTGAGTCAAATGCTTACCACTACGCGCAAAAATTTGAATGCCTAGCTCATCTTCCAACATTCTGACTTGTTTACTGATCCCCGGTTGGGAAGTAAATAACCCTTCGGCTGTCGATGAAACATTCAGGTCGTGATTAACCACTTCAACAATATATCGCAGTTGCTGTAACTTCATACTCGCTCCACTTCTGACAGGAAATCATTTTTGCTATAGCTAAAAAACATTACATATAACAAAAAGTAATATTGTTTAATTTATATATAACCAATATAACATCAAACTAATGAGAATAAACAGTATGATGATATTATTTCATCTTGCTGTGAAAAAAAGACGGCACCCAAGTAAGGTATTGCAAAGTCAGATTATTTTTTTCTTCGACTATGCTTGAATAATTAGCATGCGAATTTTATTTCCATTTTTGCGGTGTGCATCCTATTTAGACTACAGAGAGGTTATCTAGATGCGTATAAAAGTTTTAGCCATGATGGTCGGTTTATCAACCCTATCCTTTGCGCCTCACTTATTAGCGAAAGAGCTATCTTACGGTCAGCAAAAAATCGTGTTATCCGACACCATCGTACCCGGCAATGATTTTTACCAGTACGTTAACCATGATTGGATTAATAAAGCGAAAATTCCAACGGGTATGCCACGAATTAACTCTTTTGTGGATTTGTATTTAAGTACCGAAAAACAGACTCAATCTATTATCGATGAATTAAAGCAAGCCCCTGAGAGCAGCTTAGATCATAATCAGAAAAATATTCGTAACTTATATTTGAGCTATTTAGATGAAGCCAGCATTGAAAAAGCGGGTTTAACGCCAATCAAATCAAACTTAGCGGCTATCACTAAAGCCAAAGATCATAATGATATTAGCCGTCTGATGACGCTGCCAGGTTATACTTCCCTACTCTCTTATTGGGTAGATTTAGACGCCAAAGCCCCAGATACTTATATTCTGTATCTTGGTCAAGGTGGACTTGGGTTGCCTAATCGTAATTACTACCTTGACGACACCCCGCAAATGAAAGAGATCCGCAAAAACTACATTGCGTATATTGCGACTATTTTAAAATTAGCCGGCGAAAAAGACGTTAAGAAAAAAGCGCAACAGATCTTCGACCTTGAAAAATCCATTGCTGAAGTGCATTGGAGCCCAGAAGCTCGCCGTGACACCATCAAAAACTATCATCCTATGACCCTCGCTGAAATGAAGAAATTTACCGATGGTTTTGCGTGGGATAGTTTTATTCAGCACTGGAAATTAACGGATCAGCAACTGGCGAAAGTAGTGGTTGAGAATGACACTGCGGTAGAAAAAACGGCACAGATTTTTGCTAATACCCCTGTTTCAGTCTTGAAAGATTACCTCACATTCCAGTACGTGAACGACCATGCGAGTTATCTGAACAAAACCTTATCTGATGCACGCTTTGATTTTTACTCGAAAAAACTCAATGGCGTCGAAAAACAGCGGACTCGTCAAGAACGCGCTCTTCAAACGGTCAATTCACTGCAAGGTGAGCCTCTCGGACAAATTTATGTGGAGAAATACTTCAATCCACAATCTAAAGAGAAAATCCAAGATTTAGTCAGCTATGTGCGCGGTACCTTTAATGCTCGCCTGAAAGATAATGATTGGATGGATGAATCAACCCGCCAAGAAGCGCTGAAAAAGTTAGAGCAGTTTACGGTCAAAGTCGGCTATCCTGATAAATGGAATGATTTTAGTAGCGTTAATTTAAAGCCAAATACATTGATGGATAACTATAAGCAAATGGAGGCGTGGTCATATAACGATGCTATGAGCAAAATTGGTCAGCCCGTTCGCAAATGGGAATGGGGCATGACGCCACAAACCATCAATGCGTATTTCAATCCCGTACAAAATGAAATTGTATTCCCTGCTGCTATTTTGCAAGCACCATTCTTCGACCCAAATGTGGATCCTGCTTATAACTACGGTGCCATCGGGGCAGTAATCGGTCATGAAATGGGTCACGGTTTTGATGACCAAGGCAGCTTATATGATGGCACCGGCCAGCTACGTAATTGGTGGAGCGATAGTGCCAAAGCGCATTTTAAAGAGAAAACTGCCAAGTTGGTGGATCAATATAATGGCTTTGCCGTCGATGGCCAGAAAGTGAATGGTGAGTTAACTCTCGGCGAGAATATTGGTGATTTAGGCGGTTTAAATATCGCGTTAAGCGCCTATAAACAATTTGCTAAAGAGAACTACCCAAATGGCGAGCCTCCGATTATTGATGGCATGACTGGCTTGCAGCGCTTCTTTATTTCATGGGCCAGAACTTGGCAAGAGTTGTCAAATAAGGAATCCGAGCGCAATAAGATCCTCACCGATCCACACAGTCCAAATCAGTTCCGCGCTAATGGTGTCG
The Providencia alcalifaciens DNA segment above includes these coding regions:
- the cysB gene encoding HTH-type transcriptional regulator CysB, which translates into the protein MKLQQLRYIVEVVNHDLNVSSTAEGLFTSQPGISKQVRMLEDELGIQIFARSGKHLTHVTPAGEEVVRISREVLSKIEAIRSVAGEHTIPDRGSLKIATTHTQARYALPPVIKTFIERYPHVSLHMQQGSPTQIAEEVCKGNSDFAIATEALHLYSDLIMLPCYHWNRCVVVPKGHPLTEKKNVTIEDIAEYQIVTYTHGFTGRSELDVAFQKVGLEPKIIFTATDADVIKTYVKLGLGIGIIASMAVDPEVDKDLVVIDMRDKFSYSTTKIGFKRTSFLRSYMYDFIWRFAPHLTRDVVDKAIALRNNEDIEEFFKEIELPIL
- a CDS encoding M13 family metallopeptidase yields the protein MRIKVLAMMVGLSTLSFAPHLLAKELSYGQQKIVLSDTIVPGNDFYQYVNHDWINKAKIPTGMPRINSFVDLYLSTEKQTQSIIDELKQAPESSLDHNQKNIRNLYLSYLDEASIEKAGLTPIKSNLAAITKAKDHNDISRLMTLPGYTSLLSYWVDLDAKAPDTYILYLGQGGLGLPNRNYYLDDTPQMKEIRKNYIAYIATILKLAGEKDVKKKAQQIFDLEKSIAEVHWSPEARRDTIKNYHPMTLAEMKKFTDGFAWDSFIQHWKLTDQQLAKVVVENDTAVEKTAQIFANTPVSVLKDYLTFQYVNDHASYLNKTLSDARFDFYSKKLNGVEKQRTRQERALQTVNSLQGEPLGQIYVEKYFNPQSKEKIQDLVSYVRGTFNARLKDNDWMDESTRQEALKKLEQFTVKVGYPDKWNDFSSVNLKPNTLMDNYKQMEAWSYNDAMSKIGQPVRKWEWGMTPQTINAYFNPVQNEIVFPAAILQAPFFDPNVDPAYNYGAIGAVIGHEMGHGFDDQGSLYDGTGQLRNWWSDSAKAHFKEKTAKLVDQYNGFAVDGQKVNGELTLGENIGDLGGLNIALSAYKQFAKENYPNGEPPIIDGMTGLQRFFISWARTWQELSNKESERNKILTDPHSPNQFRANGVVRNIDDWYTTFGVDKDNALYLEPEKRIKIW